A region from the Deltaproteobacteria bacterium genome encodes:
- a CDS encoding phosphodiester glycosidase family protein — MPQLTGKWRGNVYTVCRAAIGVLVFLAYSISVLCAEPIGVRWKQLLPGLFFDHIYDPKYCRKGSRYTAALLIDPSRYKFEAFHFTQSKEQALLDAGQWREYLDALVVFNAGQYYDDLKHMGLLVKDGKNYGTPFNRRWKGLFVQTGESEGLSVARILDLQFLQGDPSGGSYSFAVQSYMLLDHLGNVRIRESERIANRTALASLKDGRIVVLCTEGGYTLHDFTGFIADLDLDLHNAMGLDGGHQAQLVVKTPEFLYETYGSWSSGAPVKNVSIPIQLRIPAVIAIFPKEG, encoded by the coding sequence ATGCCGCAGCTGACCGGCAAGTGGAGAGGAAACGTATACACCGTTTGCAGGGCCGCCATCGGCGTTCTTGTTTTCCTGGCCTACTCGATTTCTGTTCTATGCGCCGAACCCATCGGGGTCCGGTGGAAACAACTTCTTCCCGGGCTTTTCTTCGACCATATCTACGATCCGAAATACTGCCGCAAAGGCAGTCGCTATACGGCCGCGCTATTGATTGATCCCTCTCGGTACAAGTTCGAGGCATTTCACTTCACCCAATCGAAAGAGCAGGCTTTGTTGGACGCAGGACAGTGGAGAGAATACCTGGATGCTCTCGTGGTGTTCAACGCAGGCCAATACTACGATGACCTGAAGCACATGGGATTGCTGGTCAAAGATGGAAAGAACTATGGCACGCCTTTCAACAGAAGATGGAAGGGCTTGTTTGTCCAGACCGGGGAGTCCGAAGGCCTTTCCGTTGCCCGGATTTTAGACCTCCAATTCCTGCAAGGAGACCCATCCGGCGGGTCCTATTCATTTGCCGTCCAATCCTACATGTTGTTGGACCACTTGGGGAATGTGCGAATAAGGGAAAGCGAACGCATAGCGAACCGGACGGCTTTAGCCTCACTGAAGGATGGGCGGATCGTCGTGCTGTGTACAGAGGGAGGATATACGCTGCACGACTTCACCGGTTTCATCGCCGATTTGGATCTGGACCTTCACAACGCCATGGGGCTGGATGGCGGACATCAGGCCCAATTGGTCGTGAAAACGCCGGAATTTCTCTACGAGACTTACGGAAGCTGGTCATCCGGAGCACCGGTGAAAAACGTATCCATACCCATCCAGCTTCGGATTCCCGCAGTTATCGCCATATTTCCAAAAGAAGGTTGA
- a CDS encoding ribose-phosphate pyrophosphokinase: protein MGNSRGELKVFAGGSNPGLAGRICETVRVPLGKAKLTRFSDGELFVEIQENVRGRDVFVIQSSCNPVNDNLMELLLMIDALKRASAGRITAMIPYYGYARQDRKNAPRVPISAKLVADLISAAGAERVVTMDLHAGQIQGFFNIPVDNLYASQVFFPFMREEFMGKKIVVVSPDAGGMLRARAYGKILNTKIAMIDKRRPEPNKAEVMHIVGNVDGNICIILDDMVDTAGTLCAGAQGLVENGAQKILAFCTHPVLSGPAIQRINDSVIEKIYTSDTIPLSEEAVKCAKIQVLSVAGVFAQAIIGIHKDDSISTLFTIQH from the coding sequence ATGGGAAATTCCAGAGGAGAGTTGAAGGTATTTGCCGGAGGCAGCAACCCGGGCCTGGCCGGCCGCATCTGCGAAACCGTGCGTGTGCCGCTCGGGAAAGCCAAACTTACCAGATTCAGCGACGGCGAGCTGTTTGTCGAGATTCAGGAGAACGTGCGAGGAAGGGATGTGTTCGTGATCCAATCCTCGTGCAATCCGGTCAACGACAACCTGATGGAACTGCTTCTGATGATCGATGCTTTAAAACGCGCCTCGGCCGGCCGGATCACAGCCATGATTCCCTACTACGGCTATGCCCGGCAGGATCGCAAGAACGCTCCGAGAGTCCCTATCAGCGCAAAACTGGTAGCGGATCTCATCAGCGCCGCGGGCGCCGAACGAGTGGTCACCATGGATCTGCACGCCGGGCAGATTCAGGGTTTTTTCAATATTCCAGTGGACAACTTGTACGCCTCCCAGGTGTTTTTCCCCTTTATGCGTGAAGAATTCATGGGTAAGAAAATTGTGGTCGTCTCTCCCGACGCCGGTGGAATGTTACGGGCCCGGGCCTACGGCAAGATCCTCAATACCAAGATTGCGATGATCGACAAACGGAGGCCTGAACCCAACAAAGCCGAAGTCATGCATATTGTCGGTAACGTGGACGGAAACATCTGCATTATACTGGACGATATGGTGGACACGGCGGGCACGCTGTGCGCCGGAGCCCAAGGCCTGGTGGAGAACGGAGCTCAGAAGATCCTGGCGTTCTGCACGCATCCCGTCCTGAGCGGACCGGCCATTCAACGAATCAATGATTCGGTCATCGAAAAAATCTATACGAGCGATACCATACCGTTGAGCGAGGAAGCCGTCAAATGCGCCAAAATCCAAGTGCTCAGCGTGGCCGGGGTGTTTGCTCAGGCGATCATCGGAATTCACAAAGACGATTCCATCTCCACGCTGTTCACGATACAACATTAG
- a CDS encoding TldD/PmbA family protein, translating to MNIDQGLFPILSDCVFDLEREVPYACALALQHEGERVVWQNKRQIVEEIHPVKGVVLTVFTGKHFIEAATNDLTSAALRKATRDLRDMAGYDGIRYDGIEVDPGPKMKKAYRVECKDRPEQIPLNEKLDALGDTQAKLRAMDSRIADAVIQYGHTRDREVFVNRNKLLYQHLRRTQAVALVIVREGAKSASLHTGHCFQGGWEHAHINEQELESLVSDGLLQLAADRLIPGTYDAILSPEFAGLFAHEAFGHGTEADMFLKKRSMGQAYMGKEVASPLVNMSDDPSLPGQAGSYLFDHEGEISSCTRILVGGILTQALTDMNSAMRLNLPRTANGRRESFERKAYARMSNTFFESGGHTLDQMLSDIDHGYMLDRPSNGMEDPKGWGIQLEGYLAREIRHGKLTGRVFSPVIVTGSVPELLKSISMVGNSVRISGLGMCGKGHKEWVKVTDGGPYLRLRARLG from the coding sequence GTGAATATCGATCAGGGACTGTTTCCGATCCTTTCGGACTGTGTGTTCGATCTCGAGCGAGAAGTGCCCTACGCTTGCGCGCTGGCCTTGCAGCACGAAGGAGAACGCGTCGTATGGCAGAACAAGCGCCAAATCGTGGAAGAAATCCATCCGGTCAAGGGCGTGGTCCTGACTGTATTTACGGGAAAACACTTTATCGAAGCGGCGACCAATGACTTGACCTCCGCAGCATTGAGGAAAGCCACTCGAGATCTCCGTGACATGGCCGGATACGATGGGATCCGATACGACGGTATAGAGGTGGATCCGGGTCCAAAGATGAAAAAGGCCTATCGTGTCGAATGCAAAGACCGTCCCGAGCAGATACCGCTAAACGAGAAGCTGGACGCTCTGGGCGATACGCAGGCCAAACTTCGCGCCATGGATTCGCGAATCGCCGACGCTGTCATACAATATGGGCACACGCGAGACCGGGAAGTATTTGTCAACCGGAACAAGCTCCTCTATCAGCACCTTCGCAGGACCCAGGCCGTGGCTTTGGTCATCGTAAGGGAGGGCGCCAAATCCGCGTCGCTCCATACAGGACACTGCTTTCAGGGAGGCTGGGAACACGCCCACATCAACGAACAAGAACTGGAGAGCCTCGTTTCGGACGGGCTTCTCCAGCTTGCCGCCGATCGTCTGATCCCAGGTACCTACGACGCCATCCTTTCCCCGGAATTCGCCGGACTATTTGCGCACGAGGCTTTCGGTCATGGTACGGAAGCGGACATGTTTCTAAAAAAGCGGTCCATGGGGCAAGCGTATATGGGCAAAGAGGTGGCCTCGCCTCTGGTGAACATGTCGGACGATCCGAGTTTGCCCGGACAAGCGGGATCTTATTTGTTCGACCATGAAGGCGAGATCTCTTCCTGCACCCGCATCCTAGTGGGTGGCATCCTGACACAGGCCCTGACGGACATGAACTCGGCCATGCGGCTGAACCTCCCCCGAACGGCCAATGGAAGGAGGGAATCGTTCGAGCGAAAGGCGTACGCGCGCATGAGCAACACCTTCTTCGAGTCCGGCGGGCATACCCTGGACCAGATGCTTTCCGATATCGACCACGGGTATATGCTGGACCGACCGAGCAACGGCATGGAGGATCCCAAAGGCTGGGGCATTCAGCTCGAAGGATACCTGGCGCGGGAAATCAGGCATGGGAAGTTAACTGGACGCGTGTTCTCTCCGGTTATTGTCACGGGATCCGTCCCGGAGTTGTTGAAATCCATCTCCATGGTTGGGAACAGCGTCAGGATTTCAGGTCTGGGCATGTGCGGCAAAGGCCACAAGGAATGGGTGAAGGTTACGGACGGTGGACCTTATTTGAGACTTCGGGCGCGACTGGGGTGA
- a CDS encoding CPBP family intramembrane metalloprotease — MAEQPESREENGPRIPVALTVFVVLAALEWIWGRWVALLFPPSINGILSVTASARLLDGLLLVAMARSPYLKWRQIGFQKETWKRGVRLGVAWSLVLGGAAATALVVIHLACGRLPRLFPADSVWFRLPWPGMGYLLVAVMLSPFVEELVFRGLLYGALRKRFSVWVVVILTATLFAAVHGISPARIVPAVFGGALCALSFEHSRSLWTPIVIHVSGNGFLWGYGLWWAHILK; from the coding sequence ATGGCCGAACAACCGGAATCGCGGGAAGAGAACGGACCTCGTATACCAGTGGCGCTGACCGTTTTTGTAGTGTTGGCGGCCCTTGAGTGGATATGGGGAAGATGGGTGGCCCTGCTGTTTCCTCCAAGCATAAACGGGATCCTGTCGGTGACTGCGTCGGCGCGTTTGCTGGACGGGCTTTTGCTCGTGGCGATGGCTCGGAGTCCCTATCTCAAGTGGAGGCAAATAGGCTTTCAGAAAGAGACTTGGAAAAGGGGCGTCCGTCTGGGAGTCGCCTGGAGCTTGGTTTTGGGAGGTGCCGCAGCGACGGCTCTGGTGGTTATTCACCTCGCCTGTGGGAGACTCCCAAGACTGTTTCCGGCGGACAGCGTCTGGTTCAGGCTCCCGTGGCCGGGAATGGGCTACCTATTGGTGGCCGTCATGCTGAGCCCCTTCGTGGAAGAGCTGGTGTTCCGCGGATTGTTGTACGGGGCCCTTCGAAAAAGGTTTTCCGTTTGGGTCGTCGTGATCCTGACGGCCACTTTGTTCGCCGCCGTGCATGGGATAAGCCCTGCCCGAATCGTGCCCGCGGTATTCGGAGGAGCATTGTGCGCCCTTTCTTTTGAGCACTCGCGAAGCCTCTGGACTCCTATCGTTATTCATGTCTCGGGGAATGGGTTCCTCTGGGGTTACGGACTCTGGTGGGCGCACATCCTGAAATGA
- a CDS encoding HEAT repeat domain-containing protein, with protein MRSNLSTGNNAIRGAAFGSALLCVCLSVACSFGLGFALTSENNRALFERQAIVEQLNLLSVPGAALGDELRSVASAAYAALFYAFSLGLGLPVLFLPWLYFFRGPGTRRAVKWLLLLFIMTALGCSLNRHEVAFRESAFVLGTGCWLYIWLFRSGSNTIPELKEILRRLPGFTGAVLLPALIALNSGIHDFKSVRDALLLSNDWGRPANDFYYRYTLMAAEPIKHPARKTQPLCLAPRAQFEEQEWRQLERVLNRNGVILVGGSLEDSEADWDWILKKEHPYLVVSEPGAGREERIEMSRISFLPELLVHEEWNASKAGLCFWIGLSLFVGIPGAMIGGAAWVLTRLVRGLGRLVGRPSSLVGEAVLPIGAVLLIGFHLLFPFPADAETLTRLALCEHGWAQVRAVRLLGEAMGSGFRDPGVLLRLLNDPDIRVRYWAARMVRGNEGKPVMNRLIDNLELSCVHVAGASARGLERFHSSEAVRALRRTYRTRTDWYVRDVVYRALRSNGRTHLSESG; from the coding sequence ATGCGAAGCAATCTGAGTACCGGCAACAACGCGATCCGAGGCGCTGCATTCGGTTCCGCGCTGCTGTGTGTTTGCCTTTCAGTAGCGTGTTCCTTCGGATTGGGTTTCGCTCTGACGAGTGAAAACAACCGGGCTTTGTTCGAACGACAAGCCATCGTTGAACAGCTGAACCTTCTGTCCGTACCCGGGGCCGCACTGGGTGATGAATTGAGGTCGGTTGCTTCGGCGGCGTATGCCGCGCTCTTTTATGCATTCAGCCTGGGCTTGGGTCTCCCCGTTTTGTTCCTCCCCTGGCTGTATTTTTTTCGGGGACCCGGAACGCGCAGGGCGGTGAAGTGGTTGCTGTTGCTTTTCATAATGACGGCATTAGGCTGTTCCCTGAATCGACATGAAGTTGCATTCCGCGAATCCGCTTTTGTGTTGGGTACGGGCTGCTGGCTCTATATCTGGCTATTCCGGAGCGGCTCGAATACCATCCCTGAATTGAAGGAAATCCTCCGCCGTTTGCCCGGATTCACGGGAGCCGTCCTGTTGCCGGCCTTGATCGCTCTGAACTCGGGAATCCACGACTTCAAATCCGTCCGGGACGCATTACTTCTAAGTAATGACTGGGGTCGCCCGGCGAACGATTTCTATTATCGGTACACCCTCATGGCGGCCGAACCGATCAAGCATCCCGCGCGGAAGACCCAGCCGCTGTGCTTGGCGCCAAGGGCGCAGTTCGAAGAGCAGGAATGGCGGCAACTGGAACGGGTTCTGAATCGCAACGGAGTCATTCTGGTCGGTGGTTCGTTGGAGGATTCCGAGGCTGATTGGGACTGGATTCTGAAAAAGGAACATCCGTACTTGGTAGTGAGCGAACCCGGCGCCGGCAGAGAAGAGCGGATAGAAATGAGCCGAATCTCTTTCCTGCCGGAATTGCTGGTTCATGAGGAATGGAATGCTTCAAAGGCCGGGCTTTGTTTCTGGATAGGGCTGAGTCTCTTCGTCGGCATACCCGGCGCCATGATCGGAGGAGCCGCTTGGGTATTGACGCGGCTTGTCCGTGGATTGGGCCGATTGGTAGGGAGGCCGAGTTCCCTTGTGGGGGAGGCGGTTCTACCGATAGGCGCAGTTCTGTTGATCGGGTTTCACCTGCTGTTTCCGTTTCCAGCGGACGCCGAAACGCTGACCCGATTGGCGCTGTGCGAACATGGGTGGGCTCAAGTGCGGGCCGTCCGGTTGCTGGGAGAAGCGATGGGATCGGGTTTCCGGGATCCGGGAGTGCTGCTTCGACTTCTGAATGACCCCGACATACGCGTTCGTTACTGGGCCGCCCGGATGGTGCGGGGAAACGAGGGTAAGCCCGTGATGAACCGTTTGATCGACAATCTGGAACTTTCGTGCGTTCATGTGGCGGGCGCCAGTGCGCGCGGTCTGGAGCGGTTTCATTCATCCGAAGCCGTGAGGGCCCTCAGACGGACGTATCGGACCAGAACGGATTGGTATGTGCGGGACGTTGTCTATCGCGCTCTCCGATCCAACGGCAGGACGCATCTTAGCGAGAGTGGATGA